The following proteins are encoded in a genomic region of Alistipes shahii WAL 8301:
- the recO gene encoding DNA repair protein RecO, giving the protein MKTYKGRGIVLHTLKYGDTSMVAYLLTDVGGRRSYMVQGVRSRSGRGSKLALFQPMFPVEFEGLESPRQQMDRFKEVRAGFVLQSLPFDVRKSTMALFMAEVLYRLVRESEPNRPLFDFVWGSAEALDAMDEGVPNFHLWFLANLSRLLGFRPGNDYTPGAWFDIREGLYSVVRPAHPGVMTQECASLLDRMLSCDVRRLGDVGLNRDRRSEFLNAMLAYFGYHLDAISAVQSVRILKEVF; this is encoded by the coding sequence TTGAAAACCTACAAGGGCCGCGGCATCGTGCTGCATACGCTCAAATACGGCGACACGTCGATGGTCGCCTACCTGCTGACCGATGTCGGAGGCCGCCGCAGCTACATGGTGCAGGGGGTCCGCAGCCGCAGCGGCCGGGGTTCGAAGCTGGCGCTGTTCCAGCCGATGTTCCCCGTCGAGTTCGAGGGGCTGGAATCCCCGCGGCAGCAGATGGACCGCTTCAAGGAGGTGCGCGCGGGGTTCGTGCTGCAAAGCCTTCCGTTCGATGTCCGGAAATCGACCATGGCGCTGTTTATGGCCGAGGTTTTGTACCGCCTCGTCCGGGAGAGCGAGCCGAACCGGCCGCTTTTCGATTTCGTGTGGGGTTCGGCCGAGGCGTTGGACGCCATGGACGAAGGGGTGCCGAATTTCCACCTCTGGTTCCTGGCCAACCTGAGCCGTCTGCTGGGTTTCCGTCCCGGCAACGACTATACGCCGGGGGCGTGGTTCGACATCCGCGAGGGACTGTACAGCGTCGTGCGGCCTGCGCACCCGGGAGTGATGACGCAGGAGTGCGCCTCGTTGCTCGACCGGATGCTCTCCTGCGACGTGCGGCGTCTGGGCGACGTGGGGCTGAACCGCGACCGGCGGTCGGAGTTCCTCAACGCCATGCTGGCCTATTTCGGCTACCACCTCGACGCCATCAGCGCCGTGCAGTCGGTGCGCATACTAAAAGAGGTGTTTTAA
- the prmA gene encoding 50S ribosomal protein L11 methyltransferase has translation MDYTVLHIAVSDDEQAEILTAELADFPFESFETEGGLLKAYIPAVRLSGCKTDVDALLARRGVEGRYAVIPTQNWNASWESDFPPVDVEGRLRIRAPFHDPAPAGEMEAVVLPRMSFGTGHHATTWLMSRAVLGLGVAGRTGLDMGSGTGVLAIVAAKCGAAHVDAVDIDDWADENCRENVAANGVADRVEPMLGDVGRIAGRRYDFILANINRNVLVADMPAYAAALVPGGDLVMSGFLEADTAAVTQAAAEQGMETVAAETREGWMMIRVKKKK, from the coding sequence ATGGATTATACGGTTCTCCATATCGCGGTCTCCGACGACGAACAGGCTGAAATCCTGACCGCCGAACTGGCCGATTTTCCGTTCGAGAGTTTCGAAACCGAAGGCGGTCTGCTGAAAGCCTATATTCCGGCCGTGCGGCTCTCCGGCTGCAAGACCGATGTCGACGCCCTGCTGGCGCGCCGCGGGGTCGAAGGGCGTTATGCCGTCATCCCGACCCAAAACTGGAACGCCTCCTGGGAGAGCGATTTCCCGCCGGTCGACGTCGAAGGCCGCCTGCGCATCCGCGCCCCGTTCCACGATCCGGCTCCTGCGGGGGAGATGGAAGCGGTCGTGCTGCCCCGGATGTCGTTCGGTACGGGTCATCACGCCACCACGTGGCTCATGTCGCGCGCGGTGCTCGGCCTCGGAGTTGCGGGCCGCACGGGACTCGACATGGGCAGCGGCACGGGCGTGCTGGCGATCGTCGCCGCCAAATGCGGCGCGGCGCACGTCGACGCTGTGGACATCGACGACTGGGCGGACGAAAACTGCCGTGAAAATGTCGCCGCGAACGGTGTCGCGGACCGGGTCGAACCGATGCTGGGCGACGTAGGGCGGATTGCCGGGCGGCGCTACGACTTCATTCTGGCCAATATCAACCGCAACGTTCTCGTGGCCGACATGCCGGCCTATGCCGCGGCGCTGGTCCCGGGCGGCGACCTGGTGATGAGCGGATTCCTCGAAGCGGACACTGCGGCCGTCACCCAAGCCGCTGCGGAACAGGGCATGGAGACCGTCGCGGCCGAAACCCGCGAGGGCTGGATGATGATACGTGTTAAAAAGAAGAAGTAA
- the xerD gene encoding site-specific tyrosine recombinase XerD — protein sequence MAENTKKWDETGRRYRSYIKLEKRLSENTVESYMRDYMQFAHFILRQWDVAPHKVEPQMVERYMAWLYERGREKTSQARALSGIKSFFNFLMISDKIESSPAEFVLTPKFGRQLPDVLTTAEIDRIIAAVDTSTVKGLRDCAMLEVLYSCGLRVSELTSLRMQDLFFGEGYIRVIGKGDKQRIVPVSSTARDRIQRYLEERRSVRTGEEIVFLNNRGGQLTRVMVFTVLKQAARRAGIEKRISPHTFRHSFATHLLEGGASIRQVQEMLGHESILTTEIYTHLDREHLRRTVEEHLPI from the coding sequence ATGGCAGAAAATACAAAAAAGTGGGACGAAACCGGCCGCCGTTACCGTAGCTATATAAAACTGGAGAAACGGCTCTCGGAAAACACCGTCGAATCGTACATGCGCGACTACATGCAGTTCGCGCACTTCATCCTGCGCCAGTGGGACGTCGCGCCCCACAAGGTCGAACCGCAGATGGTCGAACGCTACATGGCGTGGCTCTACGAGCGGGGACGCGAGAAGACCTCGCAGGCCCGGGCGTTGAGCGGCATCAAGAGTTTCTTCAACTTCCTGATGATCTCGGACAAGATCGAATCGTCGCCCGCGGAGTTCGTCCTGACGCCCAAATTCGGCCGCCAGCTGCCCGACGTGCTGACCACCGCCGAGATCGACCGCATCATCGCCGCCGTGGACACCTCGACCGTGAAGGGGCTGCGCGACTGCGCCATGCTCGAAGTGCTCTATTCGTGCGGACTGCGGGTCTCGGAACTCACGTCGCTGCGCATGCAGGACCTCTTTTTCGGCGAAGGGTACATCCGCGTGATCGGCAAAGGCGACAAACAGCGGATCGTGCCGGTCAGTTCAACGGCCCGCGACCGCATCCAGCGCTACCTCGAAGAGCGGCGGAGCGTCCGGACGGGTGAGGAGATCGTCTTCCTGAACAACCGCGGGGGACAGCTTACGCGGGTGATGGTCTTCACGGTCCTCAAGCAGGCCGCCCGTCGGGCCGGGATCGAAAAGCGCATCAGCCCCCACACCTTCCGCCACTCGTTCGCGACGCACCTGCTGGAAGGCGGCGCCTCGATCCGTCAGGTGCAGGAGATGCTGGGGCACGAAAGCATCCTCACGACCGAAATCTACACCCACCTCGATCGCGAGCACCTGCGGCGCACGGTCGAGGAGCATTTACCGATATAA